A single window of Nasonia vitripennis strain AsymCx chromosome 4, Nvit_psr_1.1, whole genome shotgun sequence DNA harbors:
- the LOC107982185 gene encoding uncharacterized protein LOC107982185, with protein sequence MSRICLLLLVVLVVACFVSKAVEASDLDNCTTNAHCGPSCFCDNGRCWWGCVHNRNGRKDVIHKLR encoded by the exons ATGAGTCGAATCTGCCTTCTGCTCTTGGTCGTCCTCGTCGTAGCTTGTTTTGTCAGCAAAGCCGTTG AGGCATCTGACCTCGATAATTGCACCACTAACGCTCATTGCGGACCATCGTGTTTTTGCGATAATGGTCGTTGTTGGTGGGGTTGCGTCCATAACAGAAATGGAAGAAAAGATGTGATCCATAAACTTCGTTGA